In Zingiber officinale cultivar Zhangliang chromosome 11B, Zo_v1.1, whole genome shotgun sequence, a single window of DNA contains:
- the LOC122033827 gene encoding ABC transporter G family member 15-like has product MPTVSRAGAYEHSSGRGKVVVKVLVEAVTRRILRTSGGNDDEGVVAIASIEYVRQENMFLGTLTMQETITYSTHLWLPTIGKREAEVAVVVEVVILEKALQECADRLIRN; this is encoded by the exons ATGCCGACAGTGTCGAGGGCAGGGGCGTATGAACACTCAAGTGGGAGAGGGAAAGTTGTGGTGAAGGTGTTGGTGGAGGCCGTGACAAGAAGGATCCTGCGCACTAGTGGTGGCAATGACGACGAAGGCGTGGTGGCGATCGCATCCATC GAATATGTAAGGCAAGAGAACATGTTCCTGGGGACACTCACGATGCAGGAAACCATCACCTACTCAACCCACCTATGGCTTCCGACTATAGGCAAGAGGGAGGCAGAGGTGGCAGTGGTGGTggaggtggtgatccttgagaagGCGCTGCAGGAGTGCGCAGACAGGTTGATCAGGAATTGA